From the Primulina eburnea isolate SZY01 unplaced genomic scaffold, ASM2296580v1 ctg1415_ERROPOS3700000, whole genome shotgun sequence genome, one window contains:
- the LOC140820736 gene encoding squamosa promoter-binding-like protein 16 isoform X2, with protein sequence MHVDLGLCRDYHRRHKVCETHSKTAKVTIGGREQRFCQQCSRFHSLVEFDEGKRSCRKRLDGHNRRRRKPQPDSLTRSSGLNFSTSPAIDSARILSFGSPQILPNAVVSSSWAGVAEADSNLMLYNNQRQLNYIERQNSLPQCSAHSYEGVVNQLPCLQGRDCSFQENSICQPFLDPNTALGSSNSNQKMFCDGFKQVVDSDRALSLLSSAPSITREFCLNHVDHSEPLPQPHSLVHNLHYSGLTHFGFGQESKPIESVTESRGSNASTLHFSKTIQHAHEGSSTSGSHQTRTFMWE encoded by the exons ATGCACGTAG ATCTAGGCCTTTGTAGGGACTATCACCGGAGACACAAAGTCTGTGAGACTCATTCCAAGACTGCAAAGGTCACGATTGGTGGCCGGGAGCAGCGGTTCTGCCAACAGTGCAGCAG GTTTCATTCGCTAGTAGAGTTTGACGAGGGGAAGCGAAGCTGCAGGAAACGGCTTGATGGTCACAACAGGAGGCGAAGGAAACCTCAGCCTGACTCGCTCACCCGAAGTTCTGGACTAAATTTCTCTACCTCTCCGGCCATTGACAGTGCAAGAATTCTTTCATTTGGAAGCCCGCAGATACTTCCAAACGCTGTTGTGAGCTCTTCGTGGGCTGGAGTCGCAGAAGCAGATAGCAATCTGATGCTCTATAACAATCAACGACAGCTGAACTATATCGAGAGACAAAACTCGCTTCCTCAGTGTTCTGCTCACAGCTACGAGGGAGTGGTCAATCAACTCCCATGCTTGCAAGGCAGAGACTGCTCGTttcaagaaaactccatctgTCAGCCGTTTCTTGATCCAAATACTGCGTTGGGAAGTAGTAACAGCAACCAGAAAATGTTTTGTGATGGATTTAAACAAGTTGTTGACTCTGATCGTGCTCTCTCTCTTCTGTCATCGGCACCTTCCATCACTCGGGAGTTCTGTCTGAACCATGTTGACCACTCAGAACCACTCCCCCAGCCACATTCTTTAGTTCACAACTTGCACTACTCTGGCTTAACTCATTTTGGATTCGGCCAAGAAAGTAAGCCAATTGAGTCTGTCACAGAATCTCGTGGTAGCAATGCCTCTACTTTGCATTTCTCCAAAACGATTCAGCATGCTCACGAGGGATCGTCTACTAGTGGATCCCACCAAACTCGCACATTCATGTGGGAGTAG
- the LOC140820736 gene encoding squamosa promoter-binding-like protein 16 isoform X1 — translation MDSSSFPGSSKRAKAPGSNTHCLVDGCNADLGLCRDYHRRHKVCETHSKTAKVTIGGREQRFCQQCSRFHSLVEFDEGKRSCRKRLDGHNRRRRKPQPDSLTRSSGLNFSTSPAIDSARILSFGSPQILPNAVVSSSWAGVAEADSNLMLYNNQRQLNYIERQNSLPQCSAHSYEGVVNQLPCLQGRDCSFQENSICQPFLDPNTALGSSNSNQKMFCDGFKQVVDSDRALSLLSSAPSITREFCLNHVDHSEPLPQPHSLVHNLHYSGLTHFGFGQESKPIESVTESRGSNASTLHFSKTIQHAHEGSSTSGSHQTRTFMWE, via the exons ATGGATTCATCATCATTTCCTGGATCATCGAAAAGGGCCAAGGCTCCTGGAAGTAATACTCATTGCTTGGTTGATGGATGTAATGCAGATCTAGGCCTTTGTAGGGACTATCACCGGAGACACAAAGTCTGTGAGACTCATTCCAAGACTGCAAAGGTCACGATTGGTGGCCGGGAGCAGCGGTTCTGCCAACAGTGCAGCAG GTTTCATTCGCTAGTAGAGTTTGACGAGGGGAAGCGAAGCTGCAGGAAACGGCTTGATGGTCACAACAGGAGGCGAAGGAAACCTCAGCCTGACTCGCTCACCCGAAGTTCTGGACTAAATTTCTCTACCTCTCCGGCCATTGACAGTGCAAGAATTCTTTCATTTGGAAGCCCGCAGATACTTCCAAACGCTGTTGTGAGCTCTTCGTGGGCTGGAGTCGCAGAAGCAGATAGCAATCTGATGCTCTATAACAATCAACGACAGCTGAACTATATCGAGAGACAAAACTCGCTTCCTCAGTGTTCTGCTCACAGCTACGAGGGAGTGGTCAATCAACTCCCATGCTTGCAAGGCAGAGACTGCTCGTttcaagaaaactccatctgTCAGCCGTTTCTTGATCCAAATACTGCGTTGGGAAGTAGTAACAGCAACCAGAAAATGTTTTGTGATGGATTTAAACAAGTTGTTGACTCTGATCGTGCTCTCTCTCTTCTGTCATCGGCACCTTCCATCACTCGGGAGTTCTGTCTGAACCATGTTGACCACTCAGAACCACTCCCCCAGCCACATTCTTTAGTTCACAACTTGCACTACTCTGGCTTAACTCATTTTGGATTCGGCCAAGAAAGTAAGCCAATTGAGTCTGTCACAGAATCTCGTGGTAGCAATGCCTCTACTTTGCATTTCTCCAAAACGATTCAGCATGCTCACGAGGGATCGTCTACTAGTGGATCCCACCAAACTCGCACATTCATGTGGGAGTAG